From Budorcas taxicolor isolate Tak-1 chromosome 19, Takin1.1, whole genome shotgun sequence, the proteins below share one genomic window:
- the LOC128064494 gene encoding D-aminoacyl-tRNA deacylase 1-like encodes MKAVVPHVTQASITVGGEQIGAIRWVIGMLLGISLEDAQKKLEHVGWKILNLHVFKDESGKHWSKSVMDKQYDVLCQSFLQRVLKGNEPDFHLPMPAGQAEAFYKGFLEPLCKVARPELIKNGKFSAYLQVHIQNDGPVAVEPESPAPGAVASDSEHLSKLEKQQQKTEKARAKRPSESSKKRSAPHKEDHKASSGA; translated from the coding sequence ATGAAGGCCGTGGTGCCGCATGTCACCCAGGCCAGCATCACAGTTGGAGGAGAGCAGATAGGCGCCATCAGATGGGTCATCGGCATGTTGCTGGGTATTTCCCTGGAAGATGCACAGAAGAAACTGGAGCACGTGGGCTGGAAGATCTTAAACCTGCATGTGTTTAAGGATGAAAGTGGGAAGCACTGGTCGAAGAGCGTGATGGACAAGCAGTACGATGTGCTGTGCCAGTCCTTCCTGCAGCGCGTCCTCAAGGGCAACGAGCCCGACTTCCACCTGCCCATGCCCGCAGGGCAGGCTGAGGCCTTTTACAAGGGCTTTCTGGAGCCGCTGTGCAAGGTGGCGAGGCCAGAGCTCATCAAAAATGGCAAGTTCAGTGCCTACCTGCAAGTCCACATTCAGAATGACGGGCCTGTGGCCGTAGAACCGGAATCTCCGGCCCCTGGTGCTGTTGCCTCTGACTCAGAACACCTGTCGAAGCTTGAAAAGCAAcaacagaagacagaaaaagcCAGAGCCAAAAGGCCTTCCGAATCAAGCAAGAAGAGAAGTGCTCCCCACAAGGAAGACCACAAAGCCAGCAGCGGGGCCTAG